In the Harmonia axyridis chromosome 3, icHarAxyr1.1, whole genome shotgun sequence genome, one interval contains:
- the LOC123676729 gene encoding uncharacterized protein LOC123676729 isoform X2, with translation MTRTRKITKINIGINVPNDDSAENILDKSVAYANLLNKRTVCNNKNKRIILTLKRYPNLSLKNYGHLFEGKTSNISTQTDSTDEQFEDINKGDERQLKYNYSLLRFFKRNHRNRGSSYLDSILNLSLLNYLSKNYKKKEILHRNIIISYKTENMIIPNTLQSKKKKHAKVKNKRIKIQTQQIFGTKYPNRKYKSQFQLNKVKRKSIDTDMLKNKVYSNFYHQLIDKIGNYGLYDVVKWSSKLFKVFLDLGNFKKFYKYIDQRCQSFNNMCNCLGYRQEIDHLVRKINQLESRFNESQSKIKEQQNRFETTDDLDKKMEELELKLESYYSLKSELAGIKKQLNGSFTNISPPIPPPLPPPPPPLPTFSQTKISSSKSILKALQKERKLNNHENSRPIITLEDILNVKLKKIAVTRN, from the exons ATGACAAGAACAAggaaaatcactaaaataaacATAGGAATAAATGTACCCAATGATGATAGTGCAGAAAATATACTTGATAAAAGTGTGGCTTACGCTAATCTTCTCAATAAAAGAACAGTAtgcaataacaaaaataaaagaatcaTTTTAACTTTAAAAAGATATCCCAATTTATCACTAA aaaattatgGTCATCTTTTTGAAGGAAAGACTTCCAATATATCAACTCAAACTGATAGTACAGATGAACAATTTGAAGATATCAACAAAGGTGATGAGAGACAGTTGAAATATAATTACTCTTTACTgagattttttaaacgaaaccACAGGAACAG GGGTAGTAGCTACTTAGATTCAATACTGAATCTTAGTTTACTCaattatttatcaaaaaattacaaaaagaaagaaattctTCACAGAAAcattataatttcatataaaacCGAAAATATGATTATACCAAATACCTTGcagtcaaaaaagaaaaaacatgcTAAGGTCAAGAATAAAAGAATTAAGATTCAAACACAACAAATTTTTGgaacaaaatacccaaatagaaaatataaaagtcaatttcaattaaataaagTCAAAAGAAAATCAATTGATACAGACATGTTGAAGAACAAAGTTTATAGTAATTTTTATCATCAATTAATTGACAAAATAGGGAACTATGGCTTGTATGATGTAGTTAAATGGTCTTCTAAACTTTTCAAAGTATTTTTGGACTTGGGA aacttcaaaaaattttacaaatatattGACCAGAGATGTCAGTCATTCAATAACATGTGCAATTGTCTTGGGTATCGTCAAGAAATCGACCACCTAGTTCGGAAAATAAATCAACTGGAAAGCAGATTTAATGAGTCTCAATCCAAAATTAAGGAACAGCAGAATAGGTTTGAGACTACAGACGATCTTGATAAAAAAATGGAAGAATTAGAACTAAAATTAGAGTCTTATTACTCTTTAAAATCAGAGTTGGCTGGTATCAAGAAACAGTTGAATGGTAGCTTTACTAATATTTCACCGCCTATACCACCCCCTCTACCTCCACCACCTCCACCTTTACCCACATTTTCTCAGACCAAAATCAGCTCTTCCAAAAGTATCTTGAAGGCTTtacaaaaagaaagaaaattgaacaaccatgagaATTCTCGACCAATTATAACTTTAGAAGATATACtcaatgttaaattgaagaagaTTGCGGTTACGAGAAATTAA
- the LOC123676728 gene encoding PHD finger protein 12 has translation MTNVVYDMDTSGGLMDQIQALIAPPTDDDELRDAQQDQQHPYFRRPGKGHNHDNCDACGEGGDLICCDKCPSSFHLQCHDPPLESTDIPNGEWLCHSCIYAKTQNTLPLTRSKRSCSTESTFIKPTKKSKTSPMDILIEAASSMNPKQFELPHNMSVPCDFPGTDKDILDIRKGLRNSKEYEKTPSGLVPLPAKKCYECDKSCRVAPLIACDYCSLYFHLDCLNPPLTAPPMARWMCPVHVEHALDSILLKSTSLTERIKIWDKFATEPLDQHAVKIEFFRRVNQKNPPFRFKTRLCPKNKAKIPEMVKNHYKKPVNLLPSLRDVLRVSIVENEKQLNVLFETKNEKESVLNCGICKNNKTQCSCNVDIKVEEDKVALVSDNVQNVQRTEGYSVEKERSVNGFLKYDSINGSFYDEIVKKEYCDVNLDHLDDRLIRLLAYQQIQNILGQQNKSEELAHCLNSNKLRNMPLPSELLTPADIERISKVFSSPKRKKVKSTLRARAILCPVVSKHFYNVRTSEVDPTDVRHDASYMGYRPTVSTRFPEAVAMRYRVLNIGKGSTNDVDLERFGHCNYLAPKHAVIFYDEYSKHYELINYSPYGTYVNNIFYSNESQVHRLQKCSNQEGVASANGTAAPPDSATPLENQVREMIDKKRKVCRTKKNPYDAKMTAIDGAERSECCCNVEEGKTGWEGSAILNHGALLKFGCISFVFSIVECVE, from the exons ATGACAAATGTTGTTTATGATATGGACACCTCTGGTGGCCTTATGGAT CAAATCCAAGCTCTTATAGCTCCACCAACAGATGATGATGAATTAAGAGATGCCCAGCAGGACCAACAACATCCCTATTTCCGTAGACCTGGTAAAGGTCATAATCATGATAACTGTGATGCTTGTGGAGAAGGAGGCGATTTGATTTGTTGTGATAAATGTCCATCAAGTTTTCATCTGCAATGCCa tgaTCCACCTTTAGAAAGTACTGATATTCCAAATGGGGAGTGGTTATGTCATAGCTGTATATATGCTAAAACACAGAATACTTTACCTCTAACTAGGAGCAAAAGATCGTGTTCTACAGAGAGTACATTCATAAAACCAACGAAGAAATCAAAGACATCTCCTATGGACATTTTGATAGAAGCTGCAAGTTCAATGAATCCAAAACAATTTGAATTGCCCCATAATATGAGTGTTCCTTGTGATTTTCCTGGCACAGATAAAG ATATTCTAGATATACGAAAAGGTCTTAGAAATTCAAAAGAATATGAGAAAACCCCTAGTGGTCTTGTTCCTTTGCCAGCAAAGAAATGTTATGAATGTGACAAATCATGTAGAGTCGCTCCATTGATTGCTTGTGATTATTGTTCACTATACTTCCATCTAGATTGTCTCAACCCTCCTCTTACCGCACCTCCAATGGCTAGATGGATGTGCCCAGTACATGTTGAACATGCTCTG gattctattttgttgaagTCCACTTCATTAACAGAGAGGATAAAGATTTGGGACAAATTTGCCACTGAACCATTAGATCAACATGCtgtaaaaattgagttttttagGAGGGTTAATCAGAAGAATCCTCCTTTTCGGTTTAAAACTCGGTTATGCCCTAAGAATAAAGCTAAAATTCCAGAAATGGTGAAAAACCATTATAAAAAACCAGTTAATCTTCTTCCAAGCCTCAGGGATGTTTTAAGAGTATCAATTGTTGAGAATGAGAAGCAGTTAAACGTGTTATTTGAGACTAAAAATGAAAAGGAGTCCGTTTTAAACTGTGGAAtatgtaaaaataataaaacgcaGTGTTCATGTAATGTAGATATCAAAGTGGAAGAAGATAAAGTCGCTTTAGTTAGTGATAATGTACAGAATGTTCAAAGAACTGAAGGTTATAGTGTTGAAAAAGAACGAAGTGTGAATGGGTTTTTAAAATATGACAGTATAAATGGTAGTTTCTACgatgaaattgtgaaaaaggAATACTGTGATG TTAATTTGGATCATTTGGATGATAGACTGATAAGACTTTTAGCATATCAACAAATCCAGAATATCCTAGGTCAACAAAACAAATCTGAAGAATTAGCTCATTGTCTAAATTCAAACAAATTAAGGAATATGCCTTTACCCAGTGAATTGCTGACACCTGCTGATATAGAGAGGATAAGTAAAGTGTTCTCGAGTCCAAAACGGAAAAAAGTTAAATCGACATTAAGAGCTCGAGCCATTTTATGTCCTGTTGTCTCCAAACATTTCTACAATGTGAG GACTTCTGAGGTTGATCCTACTGATGTCAGGCATGATGCCAGTTATATGGGTTACAGACCAACTGTTTCAACAAGGTTTCCAGAAGCAGTGGCAATGAGATATCGTGTATTGAACATAGGCAAAGGTTCAACGAATGATGTTGACTTAGAAAGATTTGGACACTGCAATTACTTAGCACCGAAACATGCAGTTATTTTTTACGATGAA TATTCGAAACACTATGAACTAATTAATTACTCCCCTTACGGTACCTATGTTAATAACATCTTCTACTCTAATGAAAGCCAAGTGCATAGGCTACAAAAATGTTCTAATCAAGAAGGAGTCGCCTCTGCCAACGGAACAGCCGCACCCCCTGACTCTGCAACCCCTCTAGAGAATCAGGTTAGGGAGATGATTGACAAGAAGAGAAAGGTGTGCAGGACCAAAAAGAACCCTTATGATGCAAAAATGACTGCCATAGATGGTGCTGAACGATCTGAATGCTGCTGCAATGTAGAAGAGGGTAAGACAGGATGGGAAGGATCGGCAATCTTGAATCATGGGGCCCTCCTCAAATTTGGTTGCATATCTTTTGTTTTTTCTATCGTGGAATGTGTCGAATGA
- the LOC123676729 gene encoding shootin-1-like isoform X1 gives MTRTRKITKINIGINVPNDDSAENILDKSVAYANLLNKRTVCNNKNKRIILTLKRYPNLSLKNYGHLFEGKTSNISTQTDSTDEQFEDINKGDERQLKYNYSLLRFFKRNHRNRGSSYLDSILNLSLLNYLSKNYKKKEILHRNIIISYKTENMIIPNTLQSKKKKHAKVKNKRIKIQTQQIFGTKYPNRKYKSQFQLNKVKRKSIDTDMLKNKVYSNFYHQLIDKIGNYGLYDVVKWSSKLFKVFLDLGVSLTENFKKFYKYIDQRCQSFNNMCNCLGYRQEIDHLVRKINQLESRFNESQSKIKEQQNRFETTDDLDKKMEELELKLESYYSLKSELAGIKKQLNGSFTNISPPIPPPLPPPPPPLPTFSQTKISSSKSILKALQKERKLNNHENSRPIITLEDILNVKLKKIAVTRN, from the exons ATGACAAGAACAAggaaaatcactaaaataaacATAGGAATAAATGTACCCAATGATGATAGTGCAGAAAATATACTTGATAAAAGTGTGGCTTACGCTAATCTTCTCAATAAAAGAACAGTAtgcaataacaaaaataaaagaatcaTTTTAACTTTAAAAAGATATCCCAATTTATCACTAA aaaattatgGTCATCTTTTTGAAGGAAAGACTTCCAATATATCAACTCAAACTGATAGTACAGATGAACAATTTGAAGATATCAACAAAGGTGATGAGAGACAGTTGAAATATAATTACTCTTTACTgagattttttaaacgaaaccACAGGAACAG GGGTAGTAGCTACTTAGATTCAATACTGAATCTTAGTTTACTCaattatttatcaaaaaattacaaaaagaaagaaattctTCACAGAAAcattataatttcatataaaacCGAAAATATGATTATACCAAATACCTTGcagtcaaaaaagaaaaaacatgcTAAGGTCAAGAATAAAAGAATTAAGATTCAAACACAACAAATTTTTGgaacaaaatacccaaatagaaaatataaaagtcaatttcaattaaataaagTCAAAAGAAAATCAATTGATACAGACATGTTGAAGAACAAAGTTTATAGTAATTTTTATCATCAATTAATTGACAAAATAGGGAACTATGGCTTGTATGATGTAGTTAAATGGTCTTCTAAACTTTTCAAAGTATTTTTGGACTTGGGAGTAAGTTTGACTGAG aacttcaaaaaattttacaaatatattGACCAGAGATGTCAGTCATTCAATAACATGTGCAATTGTCTTGGGTATCGTCAAGAAATCGACCACCTAGTTCGGAAAATAAATCAACTGGAAAGCAGATTTAATGAGTCTCAATCCAAAATTAAGGAACAGCAGAATAGGTTTGAGACTACAGACGATCTTGATAAAAAAATGGAAGAATTAGAACTAAAATTAGAGTCTTATTACTCTTTAAAATCAGAGTTGGCTGGTATCAAGAAACAGTTGAATGGTAGCTTTACTAATATTTCACCGCCTATACCACCCCCTCTACCTCCACCACCTCCACCTTTACCCACATTTTCTCAGACCAAAATCAGCTCTTCCAAAAGTATCTTGAAGGCTTtacaaaaagaaagaaaattgaacaaccatgagaATTCTCGACCAATTATAACTTTAGAAGATATACtcaatgttaaattgaagaagaTTGCGGTTACGAGAAATTAA
- the LOC123676729 gene encoding shootin-1-like isoform X3: MTRTRKITKINIGINVPNDDSAENILDKSVAYANLLNKRTVCNNKNKRIILTLKRYPNLSLRKTSNISTQTDSTDEQFEDINKGDERQLKYNYSLLRFFKRNHRNRGSSYLDSILNLSLLNYLSKNYKKKEILHRNIIISYKTENMIIPNTLQSKKKKHAKVKNKRIKIQTQQIFGTKYPNRKYKSQFQLNKVKRKSIDTDMLKNKVYSNFYHQLIDKIGNYGLYDVVKWSSKLFKVFLDLGVSLTENFKKFYKYIDQRCQSFNNMCNCLGYRQEIDHLVRKINQLESRFNESQSKIKEQQNRFETTDDLDKKMEELELKLESYYSLKSELAGIKKQLNGSFTNISPPIPPPLPPPPPPLPTFSQTKISSSKSILKALQKERKLNNHENSRPIITLEDILNVKLKKIAVTRN; the protein is encoded by the exons ATGACAAGAACAAggaaaatcactaaaataaacATAGGAATAAATGTACCCAATGATGATAGTGCAGAAAATATACTTGATAAAAGTGTGGCTTACGCTAATCTTCTCAATAAAAGAACAGTAtgcaataacaaaaataaaagaatcaTTTTAACTTTAAAAAGATATCCCAATTTATCACTAA GAAAGACTTCCAATATATCAACTCAAACTGATAGTACAGATGAACAATTTGAAGATATCAACAAAGGTGATGAGAGACAGTTGAAATATAATTACTCTTTACTgagattttttaaacgaaaccACAGGAACAG GGGTAGTAGCTACTTAGATTCAATACTGAATCTTAGTTTACTCaattatttatcaaaaaattacaaaaagaaagaaattctTCACAGAAAcattataatttcatataaaacCGAAAATATGATTATACCAAATACCTTGcagtcaaaaaagaaaaaacatgcTAAGGTCAAGAATAAAAGAATTAAGATTCAAACACAACAAATTTTTGgaacaaaatacccaaatagaaaatataaaagtcaatttcaattaaataaagTCAAAAGAAAATCAATTGATACAGACATGTTGAAGAACAAAGTTTATAGTAATTTTTATCATCAATTAATTGACAAAATAGGGAACTATGGCTTGTATGATGTAGTTAAATGGTCTTCTAAACTTTTCAAAGTATTTTTGGACTTGGGAGTAAGTTTGACTGAG aacttcaaaaaattttacaaatatattGACCAGAGATGTCAGTCATTCAATAACATGTGCAATTGTCTTGGGTATCGTCAAGAAATCGACCACCTAGTTCGGAAAATAAATCAACTGGAAAGCAGATTTAATGAGTCTCAATCCAAAATTAAGGAACAGCAGAATAGGTTTGAGACTACAGACGATCTTGATAAAAAAATGGAAGAATTAGAACTAAAATTAGAGTCTTATTACTCTTTAAAATCAGAGTTGGCTGGTATCAAGAAACAGTTGAATGGTAGCTTTACTAATATTTCACCGCCTATACCACCCCCTCTACCTCCACCACCTCCACCTTTACCCACATTTTCTCAGACCAAAATCAGCTCTTCCAAAAGTATCTTGAAGGCTTtacaaaaagaaagaaaattgaacaaccatgagaATTCTCGACCAATTATAACTTTAGAAGATATACtcaatgttaaattgaagaagaTTGCGGTTACGAGAAATTAA